A portion of the Candidatus Krumholzibacteriia bacterium genome contains these proteins:
- a CDS encoding BtpA/SgcQ family protein: protein MKQLFGMIHLPPLPGSPLSKLSLEAIEERALRDASAYAAAGFGGLMVENYGDSPFFPGKVGPETVSAMTRIAAALREAQGEMALGINVLRNDGESALAVAHVVGAEYIRVNVLAGVAHSDQGTLEGRAAEILRLRRRLDSSVKILADVDVKHALLASHEDPLHQAEDLLERAGADALIVSGRSTASEADRELLARLREHFPSAVLLIGSGLNAGNAGELLGSADGAIVGSSLKKGGLTENPVDPEAAKELMSIARAIQGVS from the coding sequence GTGAAGCAACTCTTTGGAATGATCCATCTGCCGCCTCTTCCCGGCAGCCCCCTTTCGAAGCTCAGCCTTGAGGCGATTGAGGAGAGGGCCCTTCGGGATGCCTCTGCCTATGCGGCAGCCGGCTTCGGTGGCCTGATGGTGGAGAACTACGGCGACAGCCCCTTTTTTCCCGGAAAGGTGGGCCCGGAGACCGTGTCTGCCATGACCCGGATTGCCGCCGCCCTGCGCGAGGCACAGGGAGAGATGGCTCTCGGAATCAATGTCCTCCGCAATGATGGAGAAAGTGCTCTGGCCGTGGCGCATGTGGTGGGAGCGGAGTATATCCGCGTGAATGTTTTGGCCGGCGTGGCGCATTCGGATCAGGGTACTCTGGAGGGAAGAGCCGCGGAAATTCTCCGGCTTCGTCGCCGATTGGACTCTTCCGTGAAAATCCTGGCCGATGTGGATGTGAAACATGCCCTGCTTGCTTCCCACGAAGATCCCCTGCATCAGGCCGAGGACCTTCTGGAAAGAGCGGGTGCCGACGCGCTGATCGTGTCGGGGCGCTCCACGGCCTCGGAAGCGGACCGGGAATTGCTGGCCCGCCTGCGGGAGCACTTTCCCTCGGCGGTTCTCCTGATTGGCAGCGGACTGAATGCCGGAAACGCCGGGGAATTGCTGGGAAGTGCGGATGGAGCCATTGTCGGCTCTTCGCTGAAGAAGGGCGGGCTTACCGAAAATCCTGTGGACCCGGAGGCGGCGAAGGAACTGATGAGCATCGCAAGAGCAATACAGGGAGTATCATGA